In Triticum aestivum cultivar Chinese Spring chromosome 5B, IWGSC CS RefSeq v2.1, whole genome shotgun sequence, the following proteins share a genomic window:
- the LOC123115822 gene encoding protein MAIN-LIKE 1-like produces the protein MAGERWYDGLHKGYDKEHRARDIENNGELTPMRMRGHSAHDWPCDERYEPYFERLGLLPFVLQFKRHAPSINHGAMTALIDRWRPETHSFHLSCGEMTVTLEDMAMISGLPINGEALTGTTVSANWRDRVGQLTGVFPEPPEEGERDSEKVLHHWLRGERGVVCPPDTNEVVVQQHARAYLWYLLTRVVFPDSTSNKAQWIFLDLLSDWDRKYSWGSGALAYLYRQLDEACRRKKGTSGMGGFVWCLQVWMWERMPVGRPEKNKTPPEGWVPHDGRYGEDPWRFLTVTYCWEMANVYTGSSVA, from the exons ATGGCGGGGGAACGGTGGTACGATGGTCTTCATAAAGGGTACGACAAAGAGCATCGTGCGCGGGACATTGAGAATAACGGG GAACTAACACCTATGCGCATGAGAGGTCATAGTGCCCACGACTGGCCGTGCGACGAGCGGTATGAGCCATACTTTGAGAGATTGGGCCTTCTCCCATTCGTGCTTCAGTTCAAGCGACACGCTCCGTCGATCAACCATGGGGCGATGACCGCACTTATTGACCGATGGAGGCCAGAGACACACTCGTTCCACTTGTCATGTGGAGAGATGACCGTGACCTTGGAGGACATGGCGATGATCAGTGGCCTTCCAATCAATGGAGAAGCTTTGACTGGCACCACCGTAAGTGCTAATTGGCGAGATCGTGTTGGCCAATTGACAGGTGTTTTCCCCGAGCCTCCTGAAGAAGGCGAGCGTGACAGTGAGAAAGTGTTGCATCATTGGCTCCGAGGGGAGAGAGGAGTAGTATGCCCTCCGGACACCAATGAGGTTGTTGTGCAGCAGCACGCCCGAGCATATCTGTGGTATCTGTTAACGAGGGTAGTGTTTCCAGATTCTACCAGTAATAAAGCCCAGTGGATATTCTTGGACCTACTAAGTGACTGGGACCGTAAGTACAGTTGGGGTTCAGGAGCACTAGCATACTTATATCGTCAG CTCGACGAGGCATGTCGTAGGAAGAAGGGCACATCTGGTATGGGTGGCTTTGTTTGGTGCCTTCAGGTTTGGATGTGGGAGCGGATGCCCGTTGGACGCCCCGAGAAAAACAAGACACCTCCTGAAGGATGGGTCCCACATGACGGGAGGTATGGAGAAGATCCTTGGCGGTTTCTGACCGTCACCTACTGTTGGGAGATGGCGAATGTGTACACAGGCAGCTCGGTTGCGTGA